The following are from one region of the Lacinutrix sp. Bg11-31 genome:
- a CDS encoding AMP-binding protein, which yields MPSLNTVHECFKFNGEHYGFRDLKTLALHLIKTEEYYKKDIGEFLYQWQDTSNTIALKTSGSTGTPKTIVIKKQAMVNSAIATGIHFNLQPGSTALLCLPAHYIAGKMMLVRALVLGLEMDSIEPKSNLQIDLEKQYHFTAMVPLQLEKNEDKLKAIKTVIVGGAKVSSALNSKLKELKTTIFETYGMTETVSHIAVKQLNNTTKNNSFKTLPNIKITQDDRGCLIVDAPRVSTAVIITNDVVKLLSENEFEWIGRADTIINSGGIKIFPEQVENLLSGKISNRFFIASEEDETLGERVILIIEGEENDLDISLFNTLDSYSKPKKTYYLSNFVETTSGKIQRKKTLQLLKK from the coding sequence ATGCCAAGTTTAAATACAGTACATGAGTGTTTTAAGTTTAATGGAGAACATTATGGCTTTAGGGATTTAAAAACACTTGCGCTACATTTAATTAAAACTGAGGAATACTATAAAAAGGATATAGGAGAATTTTTATACCAATGGCAAGACACATCTAATACAATTGCGCTTAAAACATCTGGCTCTACTGGAACTCCCAAGACTATTGTAATTAAAAAGCAAGCTATGGTTAATAGTGCAATTGCAACAGGAATTCACTTTAACTTACAACCAGGTAGCACAGCACTTTTATGTTTACCAGCACATTATATTGCTGGAAAAATGATGCTAGTTCGTGCTCTAGTTTTAGGCCTCGAAATGGATAGTATTGAACCAAAATCTAACCTGCAAATAGATTTAGAAAAGCAGTATCATTTTACTGCAATGGTGCCTTTACAGCTTGAAAAAAATGAAGATAAATTAAAGGCTATTAAAACGGTTATTGTAGGAGGAGCAAAAGTATCTTCAGCATTAAATTCTAAATTAAAAGAACTAAAAACTACTATTTTTGAGACTTATGGTATGACAGAGACCGTTTCTCATATAGCAGTGAAACAATTAAATAATACGACTAAAAACAATAGTTTTAAAACCTTACCAAATATAAAAATTACGCAAGACGATAGAGGCTGTCTTATTGTTGATGCTCCTCGTGTTTCTACTGCAGTAATAATTACTAACGACGTGGTTAAGCTTCTGTCTGAAAACGAATTTGAATGGATTGGTAGAGCAGATACTATTATTAATTCTGGCGGTATTAAAATATTTCCAGAGCAAGTAGAGAATTTGTTAAGTGGTAAAATTAGCAATCGTTTCTTTATAGCTTCAGAAGAAGATGAAACTCTTGGAGAACGTGTTATTCTTATTATTGAAGGAGAAGAAAATGATTTAGATATTTCTCTATTTAATACTTTAGATTCATATTCTAAACCTAAAAAAACCTATTACTTATCTAATTTCGTTGAGACTACTTCTGGGAAAATTCAGCGTAAAAAAACATTACAATTATTAAAAAAGTAG